CGCTGCCGTACCTGCGCGAGGCAGGGTTCGACGACGTCGAGCTCCTGATAGTGGGCGGCGGCGGGGATTCCGGGGCGCTCCATGCCGACCCCGAAGTGCGCCGCCTGATGGACCTTGCCTCCGAACTGGGGGTCTCGGAGCAGGTGAGGCTGCAGGGCCAGGTGCCGCGGGGGGCCATGCCGGGGATATTCCGCAGTGCCGATGCCGTGGTGTGCGCCCCGTGGTATGAGCCCTTCGGCATCGTTCCGCTGGAGGCCATGGCCTGCGGCGTCCCGGTGGTGGCCGCGGCCGTGGGCGGCCTCCGTGACACCGTGGTGGACCACGGGACCGGGCTGCACGTGCCGCCGCGGGATCCCGAGGCCATCGCGTCCGCCCTTGCCATGCTGCTGGATAACCCCACGCTGCGGGCGGAGCTCGGAAATGCGGGCAAGCTCCGGGCCCGCACCAGGTACTCATGGGACCGGGTGGCCGCCGAGACCGAAAAGGCCTATCAGCTGGCAGTGGCGGGGGCTCCCGCCGGCGTTGCCCAGATGGAAGGAGCGGCACTGTGACGGCAGAATGGTCCCTTCGTGAAACCGACCTGCGGATGTTAGCCGCCCCGCCGCCCCTGCCCGCAGCCCTGCCCGGATCCGGCTTTGCGGACCCGGTCAGCTCGGACATCGTCTTGACGCACCTGGACAACGTGATGCCGGCGCTGGATTCGCTGCGGAGCCAGTCCAGCCGCCTTGCCGCCTGGGGCGTGGAGCTGGCCCAGCGCCTGCTGCGCGGGCAGCGGCTGCTCGCAGCCGGGAACGGCGGTTCAGCGGCTGAGGCACAGCACCTGACTGCCGAGCTGGTGGGCAGGTTCGACGGCGAACGCGTCCCGTTTTCCGCGATCTCGCTGCATGCCGAATCCTCGGCAGTAACGGCGATCGCCAACGACTACGGCTTCGATGACGTCTTCGCGCGGCAGGTGCGTGCGCACGGCCGGTCCGGCGACGTGCTCATGCTGCTGTCCACCAGCGGCAAGAGCGCCAACCTGCTGCGCGCGGCGGAGGTTGCCGCCCGGCTGAACATCGCCACCTGGGCGCTGACCGGCGTCGGCCCCAATCCCTTGGCGGATGCCTGCGATGAAGCCGTGATGGTTGACGCCCTCAACGCCAACGCCCAGGAAGGGCACCTCATCGCCCTGCACGCGATGTGCCGCGCCTTCGACCTGGAAGTGGGCCGGCGCAGCGGTGCCGATGCGGGCCTGTCACTGCGGGGAGGCCGGCCATGAGGATCGTCGTGGTGGGCGACGTCATGCTGGACGTGGACCTGTCCGGCGACGCCACCCGCCTCAGCCCTGATGCGCCTGTTCCCGTGGTGGACGTTTCCGGCATGAAGCGGCGTGCCGGCGGCGCCGGCCTGGTGGCGCGGATGCTCGCCCAGGACGGCTGGCCCGTGACGCTGGTAACGGTCCTGGGCGATGACGACGCCGGCCGGCAGCTGGAATCCCACCTCACCGGAATGCGGCTGGTTTCCGGTCCCAGCGGATGCTCCTCGCCGGTCAAGACCCGGGTCCGGGCGGGATCGCATCCCGTGGTCCGTTTCGACCAGGGCTGCGGGAAGGCCCCCGTCCCGGACGCCAGCCCGGCCATGCTCCGCGCCGTCGAGAAGGCCGGCGTGATTATCGTGGCCGACTACGGCAGGGGCCTGGCGGCGAACCCCCAGCTACGGGAACTCCTCGCCCGGCTGGCCGGCACCATCCCCATTATCTGGGACCCGCATCCCGCCGGCCCGGATCCCGTGCCGGGCGTCGCCGTGGTGACCCCCAACCTCGCCGAGGCCGGCAAAGCGGCCCAGGCGTTGGCCGGGGAACGCCGGCAGGCCCCGGTGCCCGGCGGCCCCCGCCGGGACCTCCACGGGTCGGAAGCGCATTCGCCAGAGCACCAGCCGGAGGACCCGGCTGTCCAGGCCGGCAGGATCCTGCTGGAGCACTGGCAAAGCCGCGCCGTCCTGGTGACCAAGGGCGAACACGGCGCGGTGCTGCTGCGGGAGGGCGGGAGTTCTCCTGAGGCAGTTCCGGCGCCCCGGGTGGAAGGGGGCGATCCCTGCGGTGCGGGCGACCGGCTCGCGGCCAGCCTGGCCGTGCACCTCCTGGCGGGCAGGGACCTCGGGGAGGCCGCCAGGCTCGCAGTCCATGATGCCGCCGACTTCCTGGCGAGCGGGGGAGTGTCCGCCCTGCCGGACCCCGATTCCGGCCGCGACGCGGGAGCCGCCTCCGACGCCGAAGCCGCTTTCGACGCCTCGACTGCGGCTCCGTTGAGGCCCCCGATCCCCGTGGGCGGCAAGCGGCGTATCAGCGAACCGCTCCTGCTGGCCCGGGTGGTGCGGGACAACGGGGGCAAGGTAGTGGCTACCGGCGGCTGCTTCGACCTCCTGCATGCAGGCCATGTCAGGTCCCTTGCGGCGGCGCGCGAGCTGGGGGACTGCCTGATCGTCTGCCTCAACTCTGATGATTCTGTACGCCGGCTCAAGGGCCCGGAGCGGCCCATCATCGGCCAGCAGGACAGGGCAGAGCTGCTGCTGGCCATGGAATGCGTGGACGCCGTGCTGATCTTCGATGAAGACACCCCGGAAGCGGCCCTGGAACGCCTTCGCCCCGACGTCTGGGTCAAGGGCGGCGACTACGAGGGCGCCCGCCTCCCGGAGGCCGGCCTCGTGGAGAAATGGGGCGGGCGTTGCCTTACCGTCCCCTACCACCCGGCCCGTTCCACCACCGGACTGGCCGACGCCCTCGCCAAGGTGAGCTGACCAGCTGGCCGCCCACCCGCCCCCAAAGTTTTGTATTTCCCAGTGAAAGGAACACCATGACTGCAGAAATGAACGTGCCCGCCCCGAACACCCCCGGCCGCGTGCTCGTAACGGGAGGTGCCTCCGGACTGGGGGCCGCCGTCGTCGACGCCGTCCTCAAGGCGGGCGGCACGCCCGTGGTGCTGGACCGGGACATCAGCAGCGTCTCCGGCGTGAAGGCCTTCGAAGTGGACGTCTCGGACCGCGCCGCCGTGGAGGCCGCCGTGAAGGACGCCGCCGAATCACTGGGCGGTCTGGAAGCCGTCGTCACCGCAGCGGGCATCGACCGCTGCGGCAAGCTCGCCGACGTCGACGCCACTGAGTGGGAAAAAGTGATCGGCGTAAACCTGATGGGCACGGTGTCCGTCGTCCGGGCTGCCCTGCCCTACCTCAAGGCCACGCACGGCCGGGTGGTGACCGTTGCCTCCACCCTGGGCAAGCGCGCGGTGGCCGACGCAACGGCCTACTGCGCCTCGAAGTTCGGCGTGGTGGGCTTCAGCCACGCGCTCGCCGCCGAGACCGGTGGAGAGATTGGCGTGACCACCATGATCCCCGGCGGCATGAAGACGCGCTTCTTCGATGACCGCACCGAGCAGTACAAGCCCCAGGACGATTCCCGCCTCAACGACCCGGCCAACACGGCGCAGGCCATTCTGTTCGCGCTGAACCAGCCCGCCGGCTGCGAGGTCCGCGAAATGCTGATCTGCCACGAGGAAGAAGGCTCCTGGCCCTAAAGGCACCAGACCACCAGACCGGAAACAACGGGAGGAACACCATGCCTACCACTGCCATCGAAACAACAACGGACCAACAACAGGCCGGGCTCGCCGGAATCACCATCCACAACCCGCGCACCGGTGAGGTCCTCTGGACCGTGCCCGAGGCCAAACCGGACGCCGTTGCCCGGACGGTGGAGGCAGCCCGCGGCGCTTCGCCGGACTGGGCGTCCACTGCCCCGGCCCTGCGGGGGGCCGCGCTCAAGGCAGCCGCCCGGGCGCTCGACGCTGCCGCCCGGGAACTGGCTGGATTGAATGCCAGCGAAACGGGCCGGCCGGTGGATGAGTCGCTGGCGGGGATTGCTGCCGGAGTTTCCACCCTGGAGCAGTATGCAGAACTCGGCCCGGTCCACCGCGGCCTCAGCCTCCGTGGCAACGCGCTGGCCTCGGATTACACGGTGGCGGAGCCGCGGGGAGTGGCAGCGCTCCTTACACCGTGGAATGATCCCGTGGCGGTGGCGTGCGGACTGATCGGCGCCGCGCTGGTCACCGGCAACACGGTGATCCACAAACCCAGCGAACGCTGCCCGCGGCTCGGCGAAGCCCTCGGGGAGGTCCTGGCACCGGCATTCCCGCCGGGTGTCTTCCAGACAATTTCCGGTGGAGCCGGCGTTGGCGCGCTACTGGCACAGGCTGAAGTGGACGTCATCGCGCACGTGGGCTCCAGCGCTGCCGGTGCCCGCATTGCCACGGCCGGCGCGCTGACCGGCGCGCATGTCATCCGGGAAAGCGGGGGGAACGATCCCCTGCTGGTTGACCGCGACGTCGATCCCGTCTGGGCGGCAGAGCAGGCGGCAATCGGCGCCTTCAGCAACAGCGGCCAGATCTGCGTGGCGGTTGAACGGATCTACGTCCACGAGGCCATCGCCAGGCAGTTCTGCGCCGCCCTGGAAGCGGAAGCAGCACTCCGCAACGGCAACGGCACGGTGGCCCCGCTGGTGGACGGGCGGATGCGGGACACGGTCCACGCCCACGTGGCCGACGCGCTGCAGCAGGGAGCCCATGCCGTGGAGGGCGGCGTCCTTCCCGACGGTCCGGGCTCTTTCTACCCAGCCACGGTGCTGACCGGATGCACCGACGCGATGGAGGTCATGAGGGAAGAAACGTTCGGG
The Arthrobacter sp. PGP41 genome window above contains:
- a CDS encoding D-sedoheptulose-7-phosphate isomerase, whose translation is MTAEWSLRETDLRMLAAPPPLPAALPGSGFADPVSSDIVLTHLDNVMPALDSLRSQSSRLAAWGVELAQRLLRGQRLLAAGNGGSAAEAQHLTAELVGRFDGERVPFSAISLHAESSAVTAIANDYGFDDVFARQVRAHGRSGDVLMLLSTSGKSANLLRAAEVAARLNIATWALTGVGPNPLADACDEAVMVDALNANAQEGHLIALHAMCRAFDLEVGRRSGADAGLSLRGGRP
- a CDS encoding PfkB family carbohydrate kinase; this encodes MRIVVVGDVMLDVDLSGDATRLSPDAPVPVVDVSGMKRRAGGAGLVARMLAQDGWPVTLVTVLGDDDAGRQLESHLTGMRLVSGPSGCSSPVKTRVRAGSHPVVRFDQGCGKAPVPDASPAMLRAVEKAGVIIVADYGRGLAANPQLRELLARLAGTIPIIWDPHPAGPDPVPGVAVVTPNLAEAGKAAQALAGERRQAPVPGGPRRDLHGSEAHSPEHQPEDPAVQAGRILLEHWQSRAVLVTKGEHGAVLLREGGSSPEAVPAPRVEGGDPCGAGDRLAASLAVHLLAGRDLGEAARLAVHDAADFLASGGVSALPDPDSGRDAGAASDAEAAFDASTAAPLRPPIPVGGKRRISEPLLLARVVRDNGGKVVATGGCFDLLHAGHVRSLAAARELGDCLIVCLNSDDSVRRLKGPERPIIGQQDRAELLLAMECVDAVLIFDEDTPEAALERLRPDVWVKGGDYEGARLPEAGLVEKWGGRCLTVPYHPARSTTGLADALAKVS
- a CDS encoding SDR family oxidoreductase, giving the protein MTAEMNVPAPNTPGRVLVTGGASGLGAAVVDAVLKAGGTPVVLDRDISSVSGVKAFEVDVSDRAAVEAAVKDAAESLGGLEAVVTAAGIDRCGKLADVDATEWEKVIGVNLMGTVSVVRAALPYLKATHGRVVTVASTLGKRAVADATAYCASKFGVVGFSHALAAETGGEIGVTTMIPGGMKTRFFDDRTEQYKPQDDSRLNDPANTAQAILFALNQPAGCEVREMLICHEEEGSWP
- a CDS encoding aldehyde dehydrogenase family protein, producing the protein MPTTAIETTTDQQQAGLAGITIHNPRTGEVLWTVPEAKPDAVARTVEAARGASPDWASTAPALRGAALKAAARALDAAARELAGLNASETGRPVDESLAGIAAGVSTLEQYAELGPVHRGLSLRGNALASDYTVAEPRGVAALLTPWNDPVAVACGLIGAALVTGNTVIHKPSERCPRLGEALGEVLAPAFPPGVFQTISGGAGVGALLAQAEVDVIAHVGSSAAGARIATAGALTGAHVIRESGGNDPLLVDRDVDPVWAAEQAAIGAFSNSGQICVAVERIYVHEAIARQFCAALEAEAALRNGNGTVAPLVDGRMRDTVHAHVADALQQGAHAVEGGVLPDGPGSFYPATVLTGCTDAMEVMREETFGPVAPVQVVETFDDGLRLACSGRYGLAATVLSGNIAHIQQAVAALPVGTVKINEVFGGAPGGAAQPRGISGAGFGYGPELLDEFSRVKVVHIAAPPAADPRQDRS